CACCTCGCGCCTGCCGGCGCCCGTGGTGGCGTTGGTGACGCTGAGTGCGCTGGCGGCGTGGCTCGAATGGCCGGTGGAGACGATCGGCAGCCGCTTTGGGGGCATTCCGCAAACGTTGTCCAGCTTCGTGTGGCCCGACGTGAGCTGGCAGACGGTGCGTCAGCTCGTCATGCCGACGCTCACCATCGCCGCGCTGGGTGCGATCGAGTCGCTGCTGTGCGCGCGCGTGGCCGACCAGTTGGCCGGTGGCCGCAAGCACGACCCCAACCAGGAGCTGATGGCCCAGGGTGTGGCCAACGCGGTCGTGCCGCTGATCGGTGGCATGCCCGCCACCGGTACCATCGCGCGCACGGTCACCAACATCCGCAGCGGCGCCACCAGCGGGGTCGCTGGCATGGTCCACGCGGCCACGCTCGCGGCGATCGTGCTGCTGGCCGCGCCGCTGGCGCGCCACATTCCGCTGGCGGTGCTGGCCGGCATCTTGCTGTTCGTCGCCTGGAACATGGGCGAGTGGCGCGAATTCGTGCAGATGCGGCGCTTCAGCCTGCACTACCGGCTGATGCTGCTGTCCACCTTCTTCGTCACCGTCATCTTCGATCTGACGCTGGCGGTCGAGCTGGGGTTGGTGCTGGCGGTGGTGTTGTTCGTGCGCCGACAAAGCAGCCTCTTTCGCGTGGACGTGCAGTCGCGCAACGGCGAAATCCGTGCCCGCCTGTACGGTTCGCTCTTCTTCGGTGCGGTCACCAAGCTCGATGCCCTGGAGGCCGCCATCGAACGGGTCGAGCCCGGTAACATGGTGCGGCTGGACGCGCGGCACCTGCTGCTGCTCGACACCACAGGGCTGGATACGCTCACGTCGCTGCTGGAAACGATCGAGCGGCGCGGCGCGCGACTGTGGATCGACCACCTGCACGACCAGCCGCGCTCGTTGATGGAGCGCGCGGGTTTTCTGCCGCGGCTCGCGGGCTGGACGGCCGACCCCAACGCAGGCTATCCCGATGACCCGCCGCCCTAAAATGGCGGGTGGATCGCATCCCACCCCTCCATCGCTGCCATGAACTTCCTCGGATTGCCTGACTACGTCTCCGACGCCACCCAGTTTCTCGAGTCGCTCAAGCGCAGCAAGCCCAGCCTCGAGGCCGAGCAGCGCGCCGGTCGGGCGCTGCTGTGGGACCGGCCGCAGGACCGTGAATTCCTGCGCCAGGCGCAGGCCGCGCGCGTGCCGCAAAAACCCTACGTCTACCAGACCGAGCCGTCGTTGCAGTGAACACCGCCGCGGCCGAGGCGCTGCCGCCACCGCCCGTCGAGGATGCCTCGCCCCAGGTCGTGGACCAGGTGGCGATCGCGCGCCTGTACGGGGAGCCACTGTTCGCCCTGCCGCAGGACCTCTACATCCCGCCGGACGCGCTGGAAGTTTTTCTGGAGGCGTTCGAGGGGCCGCTGGACCTGCTGCTCTACCTGATCCGGCGGCAAAACTTCAACATCCTCGACATCCCGATGGCCGAGGTCACGCGCCAGTACCTCGGCTACGTCGAGCAGGTGCGCGCACGCAACCTGGAGCTCGCCGCCGAGTACCTGCTGATGGCGGCGATGCTCATCGAGATCAAGTCGCGCATGCTGCTGCCGCCGGCGCCGGCCGCCGATGGGGAGGAGCCCGAGGACCCGCGCGCCGAGCTCGTGCGCCGGCTGTTGGAGTACGAGCAGATCAAGCTCGCCGCGCGCGCGCTCGACGCGCTGCCGCAGTGCGGGCGCGACTTCTGGCGCGCGCAGGTGCACATCGAGCAGTCGCTCGCCCCGCGCCTGC
This region of Tepidimonas taiwanensis genomic DNA includes:
- a CDS encoding SulP family inorganic anion transporter, with amino-acid sequence MDLSSLSRFHPRLLDDLRAYSRERLAKDIGAGLTVGVVALPLAMAFAIASGLPPQAGLWTAIVAGFLIAALGGTSVQIGGPAGAFIVIVYGIVQQHGVGGLLVSTFCAGILLFVMGWFRLGTLVRFVPVSVVTGFTNGIAVLIGLSQLRDALGLRVEKMPADFFGIVHTVWGSLHTVNPYAIALAGLCVVGLFVWPRLWAVDSAFRQRLEGFDQVSALRATSRLPAPVVALVTLSALAAWLEWPVETIGSRFGGIPQTLSSFVWPDVSWQTVRQLVMPTLTIAALGAIESLLCARVADQLAGGRKHDPNQELMAQGVANAVVPLIGGMPATGTIARTVTNIRSGATSGVAGMVHAATLAAIVLLAAPLARHIPLAVLAGILLFVAWNMGEWREFVQMRRFSLHYRLMLLSTFFVTVIFDLTLAVELGLVLAVVLFVRRQSSLFRVDVQSRNGEIRARLYGSLFFGAVTKLDALEAAIERVEPGNMVRLDARHLLLLDTTGLDTLTSLLETIERRGARLWIDHLHDQPRSLMERAGFLPRLAGWTADPNAGYPDDPPP
- a CDS encoding DUF3460 family protein, whose amino-acid sequence is MNFLGLPDYVSDATQFLESLKRSKPSLEAEQRAGRALLWDRPQDREFLRQAQAARVPQKPYVYQTEPSLQ
- a CDS encoding segregation and condensation protein A, with the translated sequence MNTAAAEALPPPPVEDASPQVVDQVAIARLYGEPLFALPQDLYIPPDALEVFLEAFEGPLDLLLYLIRRQNFNILDIPMAEVTRQYLGYVEQVRARNLELAAEYLLMAAMLIEIKSRMLLPPAPAADGEEPEDPRAELVRRLLEYEQIKLAARALDALPQCGRDFWRAQVHIEQSLAPRLPQVSPDDLRAAWRDILRRARLVQRHTITREEISVREVMSGVLRALQGRRFVEFTELFDPGRGVVHAVVTFIAVLELAKEQLIEVTQAEVFAPIYVRLAYQPC